Proteins encoded by one window of Cydia fagiglandana chromosome Z, ilCydFagi1.1, whole genome shotgun sequence:
- the LOC134678461 gene encoding lipopolysaccharide-induced tumor necrosis factor-alpha factor homolog has translation MDATMENKMGLPPPYEPTAPSPAPPPSYFGDNPPPPAGLAVPAVPPRTTVITSPAAPAAPAGQPIKLGPGRTGASCPSCHKSIVTRVQYVPNTRTHIVSAALCVLAGCCCGCFVPYCMRSCKSANHYCPACKAFIGTYQHS, from the exons ATGGACGCAACAA TGGAAAACAAGATGGGGCTCCCGCCACCGTATGAGCCGACTGCCCCGAGCCCGGCGCCACCGCCGTCTTATTTTGGCGACAACCCGCCCCCGCCGGCAGGGCTGGCAGTGCCAGCGGTCCCGCCGCGCACCACCGTCATCACGTCGCCCGCGGCGCCCGCGGCACCCGCTGGCCAGCCCATTAAGCTAGGCCCCGGCCGCACCGGTGCTTCCTGCCCGTCTTGCCATAAGTCCATTGTGACTCGTGTACAATATGTACCCAATACTCGTACTCATATAGTATCTGCGGCGCTTTGTGTTCTAGCCGG ATGTTGCTGCGGTTGTTTCGTGCCGTACTGCATGCGCTCCTGTAAGTCTGCCAACCACTACTGCCCCGCGTGCAAAGCCTTCATCGGAACATACCAGCATTCCTGA
- the LOC134678495 gene encoding cell death-inducing p53-target protein 1 homolog: MDLLQVGSEPVGVRCPHCQEDIMTRASYRNNTTTHLVAVILGIFFWWLCCCVVPYVTKRWKDVHHSCPSCRKYLGVYTRKTIL; the protein is encoded by the exons ATGGACCTGCTGCAGGTGGGCTCGGAGCCGGTGGGCGTCCGCTGCCCGCACTGTCAGGAAGACATCATGACGCGGGCCTCCTACCGGAACAACACCACCACGCATCTCGTCGCCGTCATACTGGGGATATTCTTTTG GTGGTTATGTTGCTGCGTGGTCCCGTATGTAACGAAGAGGTGGAAGGACGTACACCACAGCTGCCCCAGCTGCCGGAAATACTTAGGGGTTTATACTCGGAAGACAATCTTATAA
- the LOC134678843 gene encoding integrator complex subunit 8-like, protein MDVDLLRPGTVPISPDTILWFEFLLDQKLLKEHLQYPNPEPSATDLIVEFLSVDTSNGIWNGRSSERVLEPDAPPTPPSSRSPQQPVITRKQLALKILALKIASTLNWNLDTFEAKLTPVIQQQLVQDLVFMATDGAFSVPPQDISVNMINKPHVQFALTLYHRWILRFPVKAALQAKSAKLPFIHHPGIPLENGYTHMNSNFDKILRMNENSRSQSIKYLEEVIAYYDSQSSNQESKLIKVPIMETFVHLTEDTDVMAHDWDAGNVNVSQYELLMQIHFDLCYNHFFYGQHEKAKKHILGCKKNLKLLESEVNSKGYGKYNKIPWGNLNYASVSEEDILGYIRALNLGQELLDEDRSLLQRLQECVANDYTGIIAVLQADNLSREIPMIHRQVAELDIQAAASTGAVSVPKDLVIRVSALNAVRYALEGGLPSTHPDFLNKFKTVGIKFIDVLFWALAPVLMSTRLSKDDWEKLRMFFLHLATSSQCRLPVDRIDEYLKKHVGSRSSEIRAKLICDEHLEAIIKDQINSDDENMQIPRELLADDWEATDFKYKQAPDFEYKAAPELEMGRLKKRLVEASSADDVRMCLVKLAMMSPSSPLWKLSPYWKPIGNLSVLLSSLPRGFLQDFGVVVSGAARARAEAGGARAALSLLSVVEGEARSQLAGGNDPTLYRLCRVLAWEVLLLQVNLLLTEWPHHRLNVTLLANKSKAAIAAANSNDAIGPRSQVVVAAWLCLLNVCEWEPGCAAQAAGAGAGAADVAAALCAACAELQRGKGARKFPRPLWDHVLNTFNNNLNGPSKRSIHMSSHHHHGPPNHANHHGQLEHRGPYHQLLQALREPLAISVMLSLLARIYNVIVDDCSLELVVEYTNLWPNNISNVNNYNPKHILESLTELLEKSLKLYPYNTSWLRLYGDAEMAAGRHGAALRRYLCALAAGSWHFAKRAPDEGGVARRAARCCQALAAPTQAAALCQLPDEPDYTPAFKCLAEKTGNAADSMDAYYGCLWDGTLLEVAVALHARRGEGGRRARAVTAAGALELNANNSEDIQREAAAIRRARLLRALTNQYVS, encoded by the exons ATGGATGTAGATTTGTTACGGCCGGGCACAGTGCCTATTTCCCCTGATACAATACTGTGGTTCGAGTTTTTGTTGGACCAAAAACTTCTCAAGGAACATCTTCAATACCCTAACCCAG AACCATCAGCTACCGATTTGATAGTAGAATTTTTGTCGGTGGACACTAGCAATGGGATATGGAACGGTCGGTCTAGTGAGCGCGTGCTGGAGCCGGACGCGCCCCCCACACCTCCTTCCTCGCGCAGCCCCCAACAGCCTGTAATCACGAGGAAGCAACTTGCCCTTAAAATACTTGCACTTAAAATTGCATCCACTCTTAATTGGAATTTag ATACATTTGAGGCAAAATTGACACCTGTTATACAACAACAACTAGTGCAAGATTTGGTCTTCATGGCTACTGATGGTGCTTTCTCCGTACCACCACAG GACATTTCTGTGAACATGATCAACAAGCCTCATGTACAGTTTGCGTTGACTCTGTACCACCGCTGGATCTTGAGGTTTCCAGTAAAAGCTGCTCTCCAAGCAAAGTCGGCAAAGCTCCCATTTATACACCA CCCAGGTATACCTCTGGAAAATGGCTATACCCATATGAATTCAAACTTTGATAAAATTTTGAGAATGAATGAAAATTCACGCAGCCAAAGCATTAAATACTTGGAGGAAGTCATTGCATATTACGATTCTCAATCCAGTAATCAAGAGAGCAAACTTATCAAGGTTCCAATTATGGAGACTTTTGTACACCTAACTGAGGATACTGATGTCATGGCTCACGATTGGGATGCTGGCAATGTTAACGTCAGCCAGTATGAACTTCTAATGCAAATCCATTTTGATCTCTGCTACAACCACTTTTTCTATGGCCAACATGAGAAAGCTAAAAAACACATATTGGGttgtaaaaaaaacctaaaactCCTTGAAAGTGAAGTAAACAGTAAAGGTTATGGCAAGTATAATAAAATCCCATGGGGAAACTTAAACTATGCAAGCGTGTCTGAAGAAGATATTTTGGGATACATAAGAGCTCTCAATTTAGGCCAAGAGTTGTTAGATGAGGATAGGTCTCTGTTACAAAGGTTGCAGGAATGTGTTGCAAATGACTACACAGGCATCATTGCCGTCTTGCAAGCAGACAATTTGTCTAGAGAAATACCAATGATCCACAGACAAGTGGCAGAGCTGGATATACAAGCCGCCGCCTCCACCGGCGCTGTATCAGTGCCCAAAGACCTCGTGATCCGAGTGTCGGCATTAAACGCTGTTAGGTATGCTCTTGAAGGGGGTTTACCATCCACCCACCCAGATTTTCTAAACAAATTCAAAACCGTCGGTATCAAATTTATCGATGTACTTTTTTGGGCGTTAGCTCCGGTTTTGATGTCTACCCGTTTGTCCAAAGATGACTGGGAAAAATTGAGAATGTTTTTTCTACATTTAGCCACCTCGTCTCAATGTAGATTGCCGGTGGACAGAATAGACGAATATTTAAAGAAACACGTAGGCAGTCGTTCGTCGGAAATCCGAGCAAAGCTAATTTGTGACGAACATTTGGAAGCTATTATTAAGGATCAGATTAATAGCGATGATGAAAATATGCAAATACCGCGCGAATTGCTCGCCGACGACTGGGAGGCGACCGACTTCAAGTACAAGCAAGCGCCCGACTTCGAGTACAAGGCTGCGCCGGAGCTAGAAATGGGGCGGCTGAAGAAGCGGCTCGTGGAGGCGTCCAGCGCCGACGACGTGCGCATGTGTCTAGTGAAGTTGGCCATGATGTCGCCTTCCTCACCGCTGTGGAAACTGAGCCCCTACTGGAAGCCGATAGGGAACCTGAGCGTTCTGCTGTCGTCGCTGCCGCGGGGGTTCCTGCAGGACTTCGGCGTGGTGGTCTCGGGCGCGGCGCGAGCCCGTGCCGAGGCGGGCGGCGCACGCGCGGCCCTGTCGCTGCTGTCGGTGGTGGAGGGTGAGGCGCGCAGCCAGCTGGCGGGCGGCAACGACCCCACGCTGTACCGGCTGTGCCGCGTGTTAGCTTGGGAGGTGCTGCTGCTGCAGGTCAACCTGCTGCTGACCGAGTGGCCGCACCACCGGCTCAACGTCACGCTGCTGGCCAACAAAAGCAAGGCCGCCATCGCCGCCGCCAACTCCAACGATGCCATCGGCCCGCGATCGCAG GTGGTGGTAGCGGCGTGGCTGTGCCTGCTGAACGTGTGCGAGTGGGAGCCGGGCTGCGCGGCGcaggcggcgggcgcgggcgccggcgccgccgacgtggccgccgcgctgtgcgccgcctGCGCCGAGCTGCAGCGCGGCAAGGGCGCGCGCAAGTTCCCTCGCCCGCTCTGGGACCACG TGCTAAACACATTCAACAACAACTTGAACGGCCCCTCGAAACGTTCCATACACATGAGCAGCCACCACCACCACGGGCCGCCCAACCACGCCAACCACCACGGCCAACTGGAGCACCGCGGCCCCTACCACCAGCTCCTCCAGGCCTTGAGGGAGCCTCTAGCCATCAGCGTGATGCTGTCGCTCCTCGCTAGGATCTACAACGTGATCGTCGATGACTGCTCGCTCGAACTGGTCGTGGAATACACCAATCTCTGGCCTAACAACATTTCTAACGTCAACAATTACAACCCAAAGCATATTTTGGAGTCGCTGACGGAGTTGCTGGAGAAGAGCTTGAAACTGTACCCGTATAATACTTCTTG GCTGCGGTTGTACGGCGACGCGGAGATGGCGGCGGGCCGCCACGGCGCCGCGCTCCGGCGCTACCTGTGCGCGCTGGCGGCCGGCTCGTGGCACTTCGCCAAGCGCGCACCGGACGAGGGCGGCGtggcgcggcgcgcggcgcgctgctGCCAGGCGCTCGCCGCGCCGACGCAGGCCGCCGCGCTGTGCCAGCTGCCGGATGAGCCCGACTACACGCCCGCGTTCAAGTGTCTCGCCGAGAAG ACTGGCAACGCGGCCGACTCGATGGACGCGTACTACGGCTGCCTGTGGGACGGCACGCTGCTCGAGGTGGCGGTGGCGCTGcacgcgcggcgcggcgagggcgggcgccgcgcgcgcgccgtcACCGCCGCGGGCGCGCTCGAGCTCAACGCCAACAACAG CGAAGACATCCAGCGGGAGGCTGCCGCCATACGGCGCGCACGTCTGCTCCGCGCGCTCACCAACCAGTACGTCTCCTAG
- the LOC134678369 gene encoding lipopolysaccharide-induced tumor necrosis factor-alpha factor homolog isoform X1, which yields MINGEKVSTKTRERSVRFTYLGSTMNGSGPLLPHSYTSAQIQKKDNVSMNQSLAAAIGSAPVFKAGMSPLLGPENTLCECPFCSASIKTAVQYTTTSRTHMAAALWCLACCLCCVPYGSDSAKNADHYCPSCHRYLGTYEK from the exons ATGATAAATGGAGAGAAGGTGTCGACGAAAACTCGGGAACGGAGTGTGAGATTTACGTATCTAG GGTCTACCATGAACGGTTCGGGGCCGCTGCTTCCTCACAGTTACACTTCAGCACAG aTACAGAAGAAGGACAACGTCTCCATGAACCAGTCATTGGCAGCTGCAATTGGCTCAGCGCCTGTCTTCAAGGCTGGG ATGTCGCCGCTGCTAGGCCCCGAGAACACGCTATGTGAGTGTCCATTCTGCAGCGCGAGCATCAAGACCGCGGTGCAGTATACTACTACATCACGCACTCATATGGCCGCAGCCCTTTGGTGCTTGGCATG TTGCCTGTGCTGCGTGCCATATGGATCGGACTCTGCCAAAAACGCGGACCACTACTGTCCCAGCTGTCAtagatacttaggtacatacgaaAAGTAA
- the LOC134678369 gene encoding lipopolysaccharide-induced tumor necrosis factor-alpha factor homolog isoform X2: protein MNGSGPLLPHSYTSAQIQKKDNVSMNQSLAAAIGSAPVFKAGMSPLLGPENTLCECPFCSASIKTAVQYTTTSRTHMAAALWCLACCLCCVPYGSDSAKNADHYCPSCHRYLGTYEK from the exons ATGAACGGTTCGGGGCCGCTGCTTCCTCACAGTTACACTTCAGCACAG aTACAGAAGAAGGACAACGTCTCCATGAACCAGTCATTGGCAGCTGCAATTGGCTCAGCGCCTGTCTTCAAGGCTGGG ATGTCGCCGCTGCTAGGCCCCGAGAACACGCTATGTGAGTGTCCATTCTGCAGCGCGAGCATCAAGACCGCGGTGCAGTATACTACTACATCACGCACTCATATGGCCGCAGCCCTTTGGTGCTTGGCATG TTGCCTGTGCTGCGTGCCATATGGATCGGACTCTGCCAAAAACGCGGACCACTACTGTCCCAGCTGTCAtagatacttaggtacatacgaaAAGTAA
- the LOC134679074 gene encoding sodium-dependent phosphate transporter 1: MSSEMEPYASELLWFVIAGFVVAFVLAFGIGANDVANSFGTSVGSKVLTLTQACVLATIFEIAGAVLIGYKVSDTMRKGILDVSLYEGGGERLLAAGCLSALFAGALWLLLATALRLPVSGTHSIVGATVGFTLTAKGPVGVRWSTLGAIVLSWFISPALSGAVSAMLFWLVRRFILRAVAPLNAGLQALPYFYGATVAVNVISVVHDGPKLMAMDKIPVWAALAGSTALGAIAAGCVQVFLVPYYRRQLTKPTPVNFTLGVSNETTPINSPTHGNKNIATLRPTSVHSEEGKILEAIAESAEMVVLDNGDHVSDAVREKNAKNRALLATMDDCSILSRSLSPPNRSNLMLMDGDSQINTLKYIDETLSYCKSLDSDQLAGMGESFGSRNGFLGDSCETIARAEFDRLSVARAPIAGESDTPPPRTDKSPEPSGAWSVERDRVGGAARLPAITPNSSAAPLLRGGTPPPPPPVSKPEPEALKLFSFLQVLTATFGAFAHGGNDVSNAIGPLVALWLLYSEGGTHARAETPLAILVFGGVGIALGLWLWGRRVIQTVGEDLTNITPDTGFTIELGSALTVLVASKAGLPISTTHCKVGSVVCVGYFSDKAVDWSLFRNIIFAWVVTVPVVAGIAALTMLVLESFAV, translated from the exons ATGTCATCGGAAATGGAACCCTACGCTTCGGAGCTGCTTTGGTTCGTCATCGCCGGTTTCGTGGTGGCATTCGTCTTGGCTTTCGGCATCGGTGCCAACGACGTGGCTAATTCCTTTGGCACTAGCGTCGGCTCTAAAGTCCTGACTCTGACACAGGCGTGCGTGCTTGCCACCATCTTCGAGATAGCAGGAGCCGTGCTTATCG GATACAAGGTATCAGACACAATGCGGAAGGGCATCCTGGACGTGAGCCTGTACGAGGGTGGCGGGGAGCGGCTGCTGGCGGCGGGCTGTCTGTCGGCGCTGTTCGCGGGCGCGCTGTGGCTGCTGCTGGCCACGGCGCTGCGGCTGCCCGTCTCCGGCACGCACTCCATCGTCGGCGCCACAGTCGGCTTCACTCTCACTGCCAAGGGTCCCGTTGGCGTCCGATGGTCCACGCTCGGCGCGATCG TCCTGTCGTGGTTTATCTCCCCGGCGCTGAGTGGCGCGGTATCCGCGATGTTGTTCTGGCTCGTGCGCCGTTTTATATTGCGCGCCGTTGCACCATTGAATGCGGGTCTCCAAGCGTTGCCTTATTTCTACGGAGCTACAGTCGCAGTCAACGTAATCAGCGTGGTTCACGATGGCCCTAAAT TGATGGCGATGGACAAAATCCCAGTGTGGGCTGCGCTGGCCGGCTCTACAGCGCTGGGTGCCATAGCAGCTGGCTGCGTACAAGTATTTTTGGTCCCTTACTACAGACGTCAATTGACCAAACCGACTCCAGTGAATTTCACACTAGGTGTATCCAATG AAACTACGCCAATTAATAGTCCGACCCATGGTAACAAAAACATCGCAACATTACGTCCGACTTCCGTTCACTCCGAGGAGGGAAAAATACTCGAGGCTATAGCAGAAAGCGCCGAGATGGTCGTCCTCGATAATGGAGATCACGTATCCGACGCAGTCAGGGAGAAAAACGCCAAAAATCGCGCCTTGTTAGCCACCATGGACGACTGCAGCATCCTGTCGCGCAGCTTGAGTCCGCCCAACCGATCCAACCTCATGTTGATGGACGGTGACTCTCAGATAAACACTCTCAAATACATTGACGAGACATTGAGCTACTGCAAAAGTTTGGATTCCGATCAGCTCGCTGGAATGGGTGAAAGCTTTGGTTCGCGGAACGGGTTCTTAGGGGATTCGTGCGAAACTATTGCACGCGCTGAATTCGATCGGCTCTCTGTCGCCCGAGCTCCGATTGCAGGAGAATCTGATACTCCACCTCCGCGAACTGACAAA AGTCCGGAGCCATCGGGTGCATGGAGCGTGGAGCGCGACAGGGTGGGTGGGGCGGCTCGGCTGCCCGCCATCACCCCCAACTCCAGCGCAGCGCCGCTGCTGCGCGGGGGCAcgccgccgccaccgccgccAGTATCGAAGCCCGAGCCTGAAGCACTCAAACTCTTCTCATTTCTGCAAGTTCTGACAGCTACGTTCGGTGCATTTGCTCACGGTGGCAATGATGTCAG CAATGCGATAGGGCCGCTAGTGGCACTGTGGCTGCTGTACTCAGAGGGAGGCACGCACGCGCGCGCGGAGACTCCGCTAGCCATCCTGGTGTTCGGCGGCGTGGGCATCGCGCTAGGCTTGTGGCTCTGGGGTCGACGTGTCATCCAAACCGTGGGAGAGGACCTCACTAACATCACTCCTGACAC CGGCTTCACCATCGAGCTGGGTTCGGCGCTAACTGTGCTGGTGGCCAGCAAGGCGGGTCTGCCTATTTCCACTACGCACTGTAAGGTCGGATCCGTCGTCTGCGTCGGGTACTTCTCCGATAAGGCCGTAGACTGGAGTCTCTTTAG GAACATAATCTTCGCATGGGTGGTGACCGTCCCAGTGGTAGCAGGCATTGCCGCTCTTACCATGTTGGTTCTTGAATCGTTTGCCGTCTAA